In Microbacterium binotii, one DNA window encodes the following:
- a CDS encoding glutaredoxin family protein yields MSETGSGITMFGAEWCRDCRRTKAQLDELGVEYTYVDLEADPAAAEVAREISGRTNIPVVVYPDATHHVEPSNADVDAKLRELSII; encoded by the coding sequence ATGAGCGAAACGGGATCCGGCATCACGATGTTCGGCGCCGAGTGGTGCCGCGACTGCCGCCGCACGAAGGCTCAGCTCGACGAGCTGGGCGTGGAATACACCTACGTCGACCTCGAGGCCGACCCCGCCGCGGCGGAGGTGGCCCGGGAGATCTCCGGGCGCACCAACATCCCGGTCGTGGTCTACCCCGACGCGACCCACCACGTCGAGCCGTCCAACGCGGACGTCGACGCGAAGCTGCGCGAGCTGTCGATCATCTGA
- a CDS encoding glycosyltransferase: MQVTVIVPTFNEAPNVAELVRRVAATAKGFGVDILFVDDSTDETPDVIRRVAATASIPVRLIHRDDPVGGLSGAVVAGLDAAPSDVCIVMDGDLQHPPEDIARLVGRYLHGDVDVVVASRYTADGTAGGLADRSRVIVSRGSTAVTKAMFPIRLREVTDPMTGFFLVDRRAIDLDQLRPRGFKILLEILARRSLRVAEIPFAFADRFAGASKASFSQGISFLAQLAMLRFGKMSAFALIGALGAVANVAIVWLLSHAGVTDLAAMIIAAETTIIANFLLQERFVFQDMREQASGIGSRFAKSFSFNNVELLIRIPITTLMISTWHISVVIATAVTLVAAFVVRFLFHSLVVYAPRRASSPRPAPSRARYFVEEIDRQAISPGEI; encoded by the coding sequence ATGCAGGTCACGGTCATCGTCCCCACGTTCAACGAGGCGCCCAATGTGGCGGAGCTCGTGCGTCGGGTCGCCGCAACCGCGAAGGGCTTCGGCGTCGACATCCTTTTCGTCGACGACAGTACGGACGAGACGCCCGACGTCATCCGACGCGTGGCGGCCACCGCCAGCATCCCCGTTCGCCTCATCCACCGCGACGACCCCGTGGGGGGTCTGAGCGGAGCCGTCGTCGCCGGTCTGGATGCCGCCCCCAGCGACGTCTGCATCGTCATGGACGGCGACCTTCAGCACCCGCCGGAGGACATCGCCCGTCTCGTCGGGCGCTACCTGCACGGCGACGTCGATGTGGTGGTGGCGTCGCGCTACACCGCAGACGGCACGGCGGGCGGTCTCGCCGATCGGTCGCGCGTGATCGTCTCGCGCGGGTCCACCGCCGTGACGAAGGCGATGTTCCCGATCCGCCTGCGCGAGGTCACCGACCCCATGACCGGGTTCTTCCTCGTGGACCGCCGTGCCATCGATCTCGACCAGCTGCGCCCGCGCGGCTTCAAGATCCTGCTCGAGATCCTCGCGCGTCGTTCGCTGCGCGTCGCCGAGATTCCGTTCGCGTTCGCCGACCGCTTCGCGGGTGCCTCGAAGGCCTCGTTCTCGCAGGGCATCTCGTTCCTCGCGCAGCTCGCCATGCTCCGCTTCGGCAAGATGTCCGCCTTCGCGCTCATCGGTGCGCTGGGCGCGGTGGCCAACGTCGCCATCGTGTGGCTGCTCTCGCACGCCGGTGTCACCGACCTCGCCGCGATGATCATCGCCGCGGAGACGACGATCATCGCGAACTTCCTGCTGCAGGAGCGGTTCGTGTTCCAGGACATGCGGGAGCAGGCGTCCGGGATCGGCAGCAGGTTCGCGAAGTCGTTCTCGTTCAACAACGTCGAGCTGCTGATCCGCATCCCGATCACGACGCTGATGATCTCCACGTGGCACATCTCGGTGGTCATCGCCACCGCGGTGACCCTCGTGGCCGCCTTCGTGGTGCGCTTCCTGTTCCACTCGCTCGTCGTCTACGCACCCCGCCGCGCCTCGTCGCCGCGCCCGGCGCCCTCGCGCGCCCGCTACTTCGTCGAGGAGATCGACCGTCAGGCGATCTCACCCGGGGAGATCTGA
- a CDS encoding polysaccharide deacetylase family protein, whose translation METTRRQQRGRRSVLRRRRALVTAIGVLAVVLIALGVVAVVRATTSTASPAAQSTAPPTPTPTPTPTPLTASQQLLADSDDPAACAVSFAGDAITEPPQLQSQGALYDSLPIPRRDGAVFAGWYAGPADAQAFTIAARVNGADVVTCADDEITLYGAWKSPDEVASEDVGVPILMYHQFTTRPEGEDGWLKGNYAYINDFDAHMAYIAEKQFYLPTWDELSAFIDGQLYLPHQSVIVTDDDADQTWLDLAVPVVEKYGVLTTSFVITGARQAPSPGLHVLQRSHTHDMHTAGDNGKGRMVNYSVDQIVADMNASAAVLGVKQVMAYPYGHYNDTAKEGLRQAGYEMARTIEPGYVHAGTDKLALPTVRINYGMGLQDLINLIG comes from the coding sequence ATGGAGACGACCAGACGACAGCAACGCGGACGCCGCTCGGTGCTGCGCCGCCGCAGAGCACTCGTCACGGCCATCGGCGTCCTCGCCGTGGTCCTGATCGCCCTCGGTGTCGTGGCCGTCGTGCGCGCAACGACCTCGACAGCGTCACCGGCTGCCCAATCGACAGCCCCACCGACGCCGACGCCCACTCCCACCCCCACCCCGCTCACCGCGAGCCAGCAACTGCTCGCCGACAGCGATGACCCTGCCGCGTGCGCCGTGAGCTTCGCCGGCGACGCCATCACCGAACCGCCGCAGCTTCAGTCGCAGGGCGCTCTCTACGATTCCCTGCCGATCCCGCGCCGGGACGGCGCGGTCTTCGCGGGCTGGTACGCCGGTCCCGCCGACGCACAGGCCTTCACGATCGCGGCGCGCGTGAACGGCGCTGACGTCGTGACCTGCGCCGACGACGAGATCACGCTGTACGGCGCGTGGAAGAGCCCCGACGAGGTCGCGAGTGAGGACGTCGGCGTCCCGATCCTCATGTATCACCAGTTCACCACCCGGCCCGAGGGCGAAGACGGCTGGCTGAAGGGCAACTACGCGTACATCAACGACTTCGACGCGCACATGGCCTACATCGCCGAGAAGCAGTTCTACCTGCCCACCTGGGACGAGCTGAGCGCCTTCATCGACGGTCAGCTCTACCTGCCCCACCAATCCGTGATCGTCACCGACGACGACGCGGACCAGACCTGGCTGGATCTGGCCGTTCCCGTGGTCGAGAAGTACGGCGTGCTGACGACCTCGTTCGTGATCACCGGAGCGCGGCAGGCGCCGTCACCGGGCCTCCACGTGCTGCAGCGCTCGCACACCCACGACATGCACACGGCAGGCGACAACGGCAAAGGCCGGATGGTCAACTACTCGGTCGACCAGATCGTCGCCGACATGAACGCCTCGGCCGCGGTCCTCGGCGTGAAGCAAGTCATGGCCTACCCCTACGGCCACTACAACGACACGGCCAAAGAGGGCCTGCGCCAGGCCGGCTACGAGATGGCCCGCACCATCGAACCCGGCTACGTGCACGCCGGCACCGACAAGCTGGCTCTGCCCACCGTGCGGATCAACTACGGGATGGGCCTGCAGGACCTCATCAACCTGATCGGCTGA